The proteins below come from a single Esox lucius isolate fEsoLuc1 chromosome 7, fEsoLuc1.pri, whole genome shotgun sequence genomic window:
- the cct8 gene encoding T-complex protein 1 subunit theta isoform X2, producing the protein MAMHVPKAPGFAQMLKDGAKHYSGLEEAVFRNIQACKELAQTTRTAYGPNGMNKMVINHLEKLFVTNDAATILRELEVQHPAAKMIVMASHMQEQEVGDGTNFVLVFAGALLELAEELLRMGLSVSEVIEGYELAMKKSLELLPDCVCASAKNLHDVEEATAMIRPAVMSKQYGNEDFLANLIAQACVSIFPESGNFSVDNVRVCKILGCGLTASSVLHGMVFKKETEGDVTSVKDAKIAIFSCPFDCMVTETKGTVLIKNADELLNFSKGEEDMMEAQVKAISEAGVNVVVTGGKVADMALHYANKYQLMVVRLNSKWDLRRLCKTVGGVALPRLTPPTPEEMGHCNSVYLTEVGDTQVVVFKHEKEDGAIATLVIRGSTDNLMDDIERAIDDGVNTFKVLVRDKRLVPGAGATEIELARQITSYGESCPGLEQYAIKKFAEAFETVPRALAENSGIKGNELISKLYAVHHEGNKNMGFDIEGEGASLKDMLEAGILEPYLVKYWGIKLATNAAITVLRVDQIIMAKPAGGPKPPTGKKDWDDED; encoded by the exons ATGGCTATGCACGTACCTAAAGCACCGGGCTTCGCCCAGATGTTGAAAGATGGCGCAAAG CACTATTCTGGTCTGGAAGAGGCTGTGTTCAGAAACATTCAGGCTTGTAAGGAACTGGCCCAGACCACACGAACTGCCTATGGTCCCAACG GAATGAACAAGATGGTGATCAACCACCTGGAGAAGCTGTTTGTGACCAATGATGCTGCTACCATCCTCAGAGAACTGGAG GTGCAGCACCCGGCTGCCAAGATGATCGTGATGGCGTCGCACATGCAGGAGCAGGAGGTGGGGGATGGGACGAACTTCGTCCTGGTCTTCGCTGGGGCTCTGCTGGAGCTGGCTGAGGAGCTGCTACGCatgggtctgtctgtgtctgag gtgATTGAGGGCTATGAGCTGGCCATGAAGAAGAGTCTGGAGCTCCTCCCAGACTGTGTGTGCGCGTCAGCGAAGAACCTCCATGACGTAGAGGAGGCCACCGCCATGATCCGTCCTGCTGTCATGTCCAAACAGTATGGCAATGAGGACTTCCTCGCCAACCTCATTGCTCAGGCCTGCG TCTCCATCTTCCCAGAGTCTGGTAACTTCAGCGTGGATAATGTCAGAGTGTGCAAGATCCTG gGTTGTGGGCTGACTGCCTCCTCAGTGCTTCATGGCATGGTGTTCAAGAAGGAGACTGAGGGAGACGTAACGTCCGTCAAAGACGCCAAGATCGCCATCTTCTCCTGCCCCTTTGACTGCATGGTCACTGAAACAAAG GGCACCGTGTTGATAAAGAATGCAGATGAGCTCCTCAACTTCAgtaaaggagaggaggacatgATGGAGGCACAGGTTAAGGCCATCTCGGAGGCGGGCGTTAACGTGGTGGTGACAGGAGGCAAGGTGGCCGACATGGCTCTACACTACGCCAACAAATACCAGCTGATGGTTGTCAG GCTAAACTCTAAATGGGACCTTCGGAGGCTCTGCAAGACTGTAGGAGGTGTAGCCCTGCCCAGACTG ACCCCTCCCACCCCAGAGGAGATGGGTCACTGTAACAGTGTGTACCTGACAGAGGTAGGAGACACACAGGTGGTGGTCTTCAAACAcg AGAAAGAGGATGGTGCCATCGCCACCCTGGTGATCAGAGGCTCCACTGACAACCTGATGGATGACATCGAGAGGGCCATCGATGATGGGGTCAACACCTTCAAGGTTCTGGTCAGAGACAAGCGGCTGGTGCCTGGGGCCGGGGCCACTGAGATCGAGCTAGCCAGACAGATCACGTCATACGGAGAG TCGTGTCCTGGTCTGGAGCAGTATGCCATTAAGAAGTTTGCAGAGGCTTTTGAGACGGTACCCAGAGCCTTGGCAGAGAACTCCGGCATCAAGGGCAACGAGCTCATCTCCAAACTCTACGCGGTTCATCACGAGGGCAACAAGAACATGGGCTTTGACATTGAG GGTGAAGGGGCTTCCTTGAAGGACATGCTTGAGGCTGGAATCCTTGAGCCGTACCTGGTCAAATACTGGGGCATCAAACTAGCCACCAACGCAGCGATCACTGTACTCCGAGTggaccag ATCATCATGGCCAAACCTGCAGGTGGACCAAAACCTCCCACTGGCAAGAAGGACTGGGATGATGAGGACTGA
- the cct8 gene encoding T-complex protein 1 subunit theta isoform X1, producing the protein MAMHVPKAPGFAQMLKDGAKHYSGLEEAVFRNIQACKELAQTTRTAYGPNGMNKMVINHLEKLFVTNDAATILRELEVQHPAAKMIVMASHMQEQEVGDGTNFVLVFAGALLELAEELLRMGLSVSEVIEGYELAMKKSLELLPDCVCASAKNLHDVEEATAMIRPAVMSKQYGNEDFLANLIAQACVSIFPESGNFSVDNVRVCKILGCGLTASSVLHGMVFKKETEGDVTSVKDAKIAIFSCPFDCMVTETKGTVLIKNADELLNFSKGEEDMMEAQVKAISEAGVNVVVTGGKVADMALHYANKYQLMVVRLNSKWDLRRLCKTVGGVALPRLTPPTPEEMGHCNSVYLTEVGDTQVVVFKHEKEDGAIATLVIRGSTDNLMDDIERAIDDGVNTFKVLVRDKRLVPGAGATEIELARQITSYGESCPGLEQYAIKKFAEAFETVPRALAENSGIKGNELISKLYAVHHEGNKNMGFDIEGEGASLKDMLEAGILEPYLVKYWGIKLATNAAITVLRVDQIIMAKPAGGPRAPKQQGHWDKDEGDEPEHFDTHH; encoded by the exons ATGGCTATGCACGTACCTAAAGCACCGGGCTTCGCCCAGATGTTGAAAGATGGCGCAAAG CACTATTCTGGTCTGGAAGAGGCTGTGTTCAGAAACATTCAGGCTTGTAAGGAACTGGCCCAGACCACACGAACTGCCTATGGTCCCAACG GAATGAACAAGATGGTGATCAACCACCTGGAGAAGCTGTTTGTGACCAATGATGCTGCTACCATCCTCAGAGAACTGGAG GTGCAGCACCCGGCTGCCAAGATGATCGTGATGGCGTCGCACATGCAGGAGCAGGAGGTGGGGGATGGGACGAACTTCGTCCTGGTCTTCGCTGGGGCTCTGCTGGAGCTGGCTGAGGAGCTGCTACGCatgggtctgtctgtgtctgag gtgATTGAGGGCTATGAGCTGGCCATGAAGAAGAGTCTGGAGCTCCTCCCAGACTGTGTGTGCGCGTCAGCGAAGAACCTCCATGACGTAGAGGAGGCCACCGCCATGATCCGTCCTGCTGTCATGTCCAAACAGTATGGCAATGAGGACTTCCTCGCCAACCTCATTGCTCAGGCCTGCG TCTCCATCTTCCCAGAGTCTGGTAACTTCAGCGTGGATAATGTCAGAGTGTGCAAGATCCTG gGTTGTGGGCTGACTGCCTCCTCAGTGCTTCATGGCATGGTGTTCAAGAAGGAGACTGAGGGAGACGTAACGTCCGTCAAAGACGCCAAGATCGCCATCTTCTCCTGCCCCTTTGACTGCATGGTCACTGAAACAAAG GGCACCGTGTTGATAAAGAATGCAGATGAGCTCCTCAACTTCAgtaaaggagaggaggacatgATGGAGGCACAGGTTAAGGCCATCTCGGAGGCGGGCGTTAACGTGGTGGTGACAGGAGGCAAGGTGGCCGACATGGCTCTACACTACGCCAACAAATACCAGCTGATGGTTGTCAG GCTAAACTCTAAATGGGACCTTCGGAGGCTCTGCAAGACTGTAGGAGGTGTAGCCCTGCCCAGACTG ACCCCTCCCACCCCAGAGGAGATGGGTCACTGTAACAGTGTGTACCTGACAGAGGTAGGAGACACACAGGTGGTGGTCTTCAAACAcg AGAAAGAGGATGGTGCCATCGCCACCCTGGTGATCAGAGGCTCCACTGACAACCTGATGGATGACATCGAGAGGGCCATCGATGATGGGGTCAACACCTTCAAGGTTCTGGTCAGAGACAAGCGGCTGGTGCCTGGGGCCGGGGCCACTGAGATCGAGCTAGCCAGACAGATCACGTCATACGGAGAG TCGTGTCCTGGTCTGGAGCAGTATGCCATTAAGAAGTTTGCAGAGGCTTTTGAGACGGTACCCAGAGCCTTGGCAGAGAACTCCGGCATCAAGGGCAACGAGCTCATCTCCAAACTCTACGCGGTTCATCACGAGGGCAACAAGAACATGGGCTTTGACATTGAG GGTGAAGGGGCTTCCTTGAAGGACATGCTTGAGGCTGGAATCCTTGAGCCGTACCTGGTCAAATACTGGGGCATCAAACTAGCCACCAACGCAGCGATCACTGTACTCCGAGTggaccag atCATCATGGCTAAACCAGCAGGAGGGCCTCGGGCTCCAAAACAGCAAGGTCACTGGGACAAGGATGAAGGAGATGAGCCTGAACACTTTGATACACACCATTAA